ACGGTTTTCAGACGGCCTCTCAGCCTGCGCCTTTGTCGCAAAACACCGCACGCTTGGTGTTCAGCCACCGTTTCGGCGAAGACAGCGGCATCGGCTGTCTGGCTCGTGCGGTGGTAAACGGTGAAGCCGAATCTGCTTGGCAACAGTTTGAGCGTTTTCCTCAGGAATTGTCGGTTTGCCGCGGCGGCAGCCGTGAGCAGGCGGAACGGTTGTACGGCCTGCATGAAGCCTATTGGCAAGCGGTAGACGGCGCGGATGTGGCGGCGGCTTTCCGACATCAGGCCGATGTGGTGGTGTTGGCGGCGCGGCGCAGCGAGGCGGAGGCATTTAACGAAGCGTATCGGCAATGCCTGCAACGGCACGGCAGGGTGGCCGGAGACGGCAAATGGTTTGCCGGCCAAGTGCTGATGATCGAGCGCAACGATTATGCCTTGGATTTGTTTAACGGCGATATCGGTTTGGTGTTGGCTGATCCCGACCATGAACGGCAGGATTCGGACACGCAGGCTTTGGCCGCTTATTTCCCGATGGCGGACGGATTTAAAAAAATGGCGCTCAGCCGTTTGCCGGAACACCATACCGCTTTTGCGATGACTGTGCATAAAAGTCAGGGTTCGGAATACCGCGATGTGTGGCTGCTGGCCGAAGAGACGCAAAATCAGGAAGAAGACGGCCGACTCTTGGATAAAGCCTTGCTGTATACCGCCATCACCCGGGCACGGGCGCGTTTTGTTTTTTGGGGCAGCCAAGCGGTTTTTCAGACGGCCTGTACGTCCGAACAGAAGCGTAACAGCGCCTTGCGCCCTATGATTGCCGAAGCCTTCGGTTGAGATAGGGCGGAATGCCGTATAGTGAAAACGAAAAGGGCGGTTTGACGTTGAGGCCGTCTGAAAAAAAACAGCACACCGTATTGCAGATAAAATTGGTAAAAGCAGATACGGCGGTGCGGAATAAAAGGTAAGGAAACGAGATGGAATCTTGGAAAGAAGCGTTGGGTGCGGAAAAAGAGCTGCCGTATTTCCGGCATATTTTGGAAACCGTTCGCGCGGAGCGTATGCAGGGGGAAGTGGTCTATCCGCCTGCGTCCGATGTGTTCAATGCTTTTAAAGCGACGGAGTTCGGCCGGGTTAAAGTGGTGATTTTGGGGCAAGACCCTTATCACGGGCCGGGGCAGGCGCACGGATTGGCATTTTCGGTACGCCCCGATATTCAGATTCCGCCGTCGTTGAAAAATATTTATAAAGAAATGGCAGACGATATCGCCGGATTCCGTATTCCCCATCACGGCTGTTTGCAGGCTTGGGCGGAGCAGGGCGTATTGCTGTTGAATACGGTATTGACCGTCCGCGCCGGGCAGGCGCATTCGCATGCGGATTTGGGTTGGGAAACTTTTACCGACAAAGCGGTGCGGCAACTGGCGGAACACCGCGAACATCTGGTATTCATCTTATGGGGCAGCCATGCCCAGAAAAAAGGGGCGTTTATCGACCGCAACCGCCATTTGGTGCTGACATCGGCCCATCCGTCTCCCTTGTCGGCTTACCGCGGTTTTTTCGGCAGCCGTCCGTTTTCCAAAGCCAATGCTTATTTGGCGGCACACGGGCAAACGCCGATTGATTGGCAGCTGTAAGCTTGAAGTTTGAATTTTTCAGACGGCCTCTGTGGGATACGGAGGCCGTCTGAAATTTTATACGGTGTTTATGGCAAATAAGTGTGTTTGCTTTTTTCAGACGGCCTGTTTTTCAGACGGCATTCGGGTAAAAAGGCCGTCTGAATATTTTATTGTGCCGGTGCTTGCAGCCATTCCTGTAAGTCGGCGGTGTCGATGTCCCATTGCCATATGCCGTTATCGGTGCCGTCCAAACCGCGCAGAAACAGATAGCGTACGGAAATGCCGTGCAGCGGACGGCCGCGTACTTGGAAATGCCGGGCAACGGCAATGCTGTAAATCAAAGCCTGAAGGTAATAATGGTGTCCGGCCACGGCTTCGTCCATTGCCCGACGGGTATAAGCACTGGCATTGTCGCCCAGATGGTTGGATTTGTAGTCGATAATGCAGACATGGCCGTCTGAATATTGGCAAACCATATCGATAAAGCCGTTGAGAAAACCTCTAACGGTTTGGAAATCCAGATGTTGTGCGGCGGCAAGGCAGGCGCCGGGCAGGGTCGAGCGTTCAAACCACCGGCGCAGTTGTGCCAAGTCGAACTGCTCCATATACAGGGTAAACGCCATTTCGGGCAGGCGTTTTTTCGGCGGGATATCGGCCAGCGCATAATTATCGAACAGCTTGCTCAAACG
Above is a genomic segment from Neisseria weaveri containing:
- the ung gene encoding uracil-DNA glycosylase; this encodes MESWKEALGAEKELPYFRHILETVRAERMQGEVVYPPASDVFNAFKATEFGRVKVVILGQDPYHGPGQAHGLAFSVRPDIQIPPSLKNIYKEMADDIAGFRIPHHGCLQAWAEQGVLLLNTVLTVRAGQAHSHADLGWETFTDKAVRQLAEHREHLVFILWGSHAQKKGAFIDRNRHLVLTSAHPSPLSAYRGFFGSRPFSKANAYLAAHGQTPIDWQL